The following are encoded together in the Gordonia insulae genome:
- the pdxS gene encoding pyridoxal 5'-phosphate synthase lyase subunit PdxS, producing MATLGQGTARVKRGMAEMLKGGVIMDVVTPEQAKIAEDAGAVAVMALERVPADIRAQGGVSRMSDPDMIDGIIATVSIPVMAKARIGHFVEAQILQSLGVDYVDESEVLTPADYANHIDKWAFTVPFVCGATNLGEALRRITEGAAMIRSKGEAGTGDVSNATTHMRKIRDEIRRLTSLPKDELYVAAKELQAPYDLVVEVAEAGKLPVTLFTAGGIATPADAAMMMQLGAEGVFVGSGIFKSGNPAQRAAAIVQATTFHDDPDVLAKVSRGLGEAMVGINVDDIPAPHRLAERGW from the coding sequence GTGGCGACCCTGGGGCAGGGGACTGCCCGGGTGAAGCGCGGTATGGCCGAGATGCTCAAGGGCGGCGTCATCATGGACGTGGTCACCCCCGAGCAGGCGAAGATCGCCGAGGACGCAGGTGCCGTCGCCGTGATGGCGCTCGAGCGGGTGCCTGCCGACATCCGTGCCCAGGGCGGCGTCTCGCGGATGAGTGACCCGGACATGATCGACGGGATCATCGCCACGGTGTCGATCCCGGTCATGGCGAAGGCACGGATCGGTCATTTCGTCGAGGCGCAGATCCTGCAGAGCCTCGGCGTCGACTACGTCGACGAGTCCGAGGTGCTGACCCCGGCCGACTACGCCAATCACATCGACAAGTGGGCGTTCACCGTTCCGTTCGTGTGCGGTGCCACCAATCTCGGTGAAGCGCTTCGTCGCATCACCGAGGGCGCGGCGATGATCCGTTCGAAGGGCGAGGCCGGTACCGGCGACGTGTCGAACGCGACGACCCACATGCGCAAGATCCGCGACGAGATCCGACGGCTGACGTCGCTGCCGAAGGACGAGCTGTATGTGGCGGCCAAGGAGCTCCAGGCGCCCTACGATCTGGTCGTCGAGGTGGCCGAGGCCGGCAAGCTGCCGGTCACACTGTTCACCGCGGGTGGTATCGCGACCCCGGCGGATGCGGCGATGATGATGCAGCTCGGGGCCGAGGGTGTGTTCGTCGGATCGGGCATCTTCAAGTCCGGCAACCCCGCCCAGCGCGCCGCGGCCATCGTGCAGGCCACCACCTTCCACGATGATCCGGACGTGCTGGCGAAGGTCTCCCGAGGCCTGGGCGAGGCGATGGTCGGCATCAACGTCGACGACATCCCGGCACCCCATCGTCTCGCCGAGCGCGGCTGGTAG
- a CDS encoding PP2C family protein-serine/threonine phosphatase yields the protein MDAATIVRDASRCGTDTLAGLRLEWAVVCNVGRVRDANEDAALVAPGKYLIADGMGGHDSGEIASEAALLTLADVQSDQDQTQTQLALIELLEVAQGKIGAIAGESDRRAGTTATGAVLVNHEGAPHWLVLNIGDSRTYRLQGGVLEQLTVDHSQVQEFVDAGFLTREEARIDPRRNVITRALGAGMAAPQADFFSLPALVGDVILVCSDGLTGELPDEEIADILRDADSAEAGAEALVDAALALGAHDNVTLVVIVVHEDDVTDGDAPVVADES from the coding sequence ATGGACGCGGCGACCATCGTGCGGGATGCATCCCGTTGCGGCACCGACACACTGGCGGGACTCCGGTTGGAATGGGCGGTCGTCTGCAACGTCGGCCGGGTCCGTGACGCGAACGAGGATGCCGCGTTGGTCGCGCCCGGCAAGTACCTGATCGCCGACGGCATGGGTGGCCACGACAGCGGTGAGATCGCCAGCGAGGCGGCGCTCCTGACCCTGGCCGACGTGCAGAGCGACCAGGATCAGACCCAGACGCAACTCGCGTTGATCGAGTTGCTGGAGGTCGCGCAGGGCAAGATCGGCGCGATCGCCGGCGAATCCGACCGTCGGGCCGGGACCACGGCGACGGGCGCGGTGCTGGTGAACCACGAGGGTGCCCCACACTGGCTGGTTCTCAACATCGGCGATTCCCGGACCTACCGACTGCAGGGCGGGGTACTCGAGCAGCTCACCGTCGATCACTCGCAGGTGCAGGAGTTCGTGGATGCCGGTTTCCTCACCCGCGAGGAGGCCCGGATCGACCCACGGCGCAACGTGATCACCCGTGCTCTGGGTGCGGGCATGGCTGCGCCGCAGGCGGACTTCTTCTCGCTCCCAGCGCTTGTCGGTGATGTCATCCTGGTGTGCTCGGACGGGCTGACGGGTGAACTGCCCGACGAGGAGATCGCCGACATCCTGCGCGATGCGGACAGCGCCGAAGCGGGCGCCGAGGCGCTGGTGGACGCCGCGCTGGCGCTCGGCGCCCACGACAACGTGACGTTGGTGGTGATAGTCGTGCACGAGGACGACGTCACCGACGGTGACGCACCCGTGGTGGCGGACGAATCCTGA
- a CDS encoding helix-turn-helix transcriptional regulator, translating into MTVIADHVQQHHSSVRNGGNRPALASAGAAGDGRDARRRAEATRRRQEALARLAQRRMPLPGMPLPGDVDAPGHRTDGARGRAHMTLVTSAGRSESAGVHCSCGLEQADMERPSLTTREVEVLRTWLMVDSKPAVAEELYISLGTVNTHLTRIRAKYSDVGRAAPTKAALVARAVQDGLIALDEL; encoded by the coding sequence ATGACAGTCATCGCAGATCACGTGCAGCAACATCACTCCTCGGTCCGCAACGGCGGGAACCGGCCGGCCCTCGCGAGTGCCGGTGCCGCCGGCGACGGGCGTGACGCGCGCCGCAGGGCAGAGGCCACCCGCCGTCGCCAGGAGGCGCTCGCCCGGCTCGCCCAGCGCCGGATGCCGTTGCCCGGCATGCCTTTGCCCGGCGACGTCGATGCGCCGGGTCATCGGACAGACGGTGCGCGCGGCCGCGCCCACATGACGCTGGTGACGTCGGCGGGCCGGAGCGAGTCGGCGGGGGTGCACTGCTCGTGCGGTCTCGAACAGGCAGACATGGAGCGGCCGTCGCTGACCACACGCGAGGTCGAGGTGCTCCGGACCTGGCTGATGGTCGATTCCAAACCTGCTGTGGCGGAAGAACTCTACATCTCGCTCGGTACCGTCAACACGCACCTGACGCGCATCCGGGCGAAGTACTCGGATGTCGGGCGGGCCGCACCGACGAAGGCCGCGCTCGTCGCCCGCGCCGTGCAGGACGGGCTGATCGCGCTCGACGAACTCTGA
- a CDS encoding acyl-CoA thioesterase, which produces MATIEEILQVEAIETDIYRGPAFPSYLQRTFGGQVAGQALVSATRTVSTEFAVHSLHGYFLRPGNPGHPTVFLVDRIRDGRSFTTRRVTGIQNGEAIFTMSASFHVIGDVGFEHQDHIPPAPAPDEVNDALEDLSDEAISIFREWDNFDIRVVPRAQMITSDYFAAQQRVWFKYRHPLPADQVFHVCTLAYMSDMTLLGSSRVPHPDVTPQAASLDHAMWFMRPFRADEWLLYDQTSPSASAGRTLTQGRIFDLEGRLVAAVTQEGLSRTGRATGYEHLESAK; this is translated from the coding sequence GTGGCAACCATCGAAGAGATCCTGCAGGTCGAGGCGATCGAGACCGACATCTACCGGGGGCCCGCCTTTCCGAGTTACCTCCAGCGCACCTTCGGGGGACAGGTCGCCGGGCAGGCGTTGGTCTCCGCGACGCGGACCGTGTCCACGGAGTTCGCGGTGCACTCGCTGCACGGGTATTTCCTGCGGCCGGGCAACCCCGGCCATCCGACCGTCTTCCTGGTCGACCGTATCCGCGACGGGCGGTCGTTCACCACGCGCCGGGTCACCGGGATTCAGAACGGCGAAGCCATCTTCACCATGTCGGCATCGTTCCACGTGATCGGCGACGTGGGTTTCGAGCACCAGGACCACATCCCGCCGGCGCCGGCCCCCGACGAGGTCAACGACGCACTCGAGGACCTGTCGGACGAGGCCATCTCGATCTTCCGGGAGTGGGACAACTTCGACATCCGGGTCGTGCCGCGCGCGCAGATGATCACGTCGGACTACTTCGCCGCGCAGCAGCGCGTGTGGTTCAAGTACCGTCACCCGCTGCCGGCCGACCAGGTGTTCCACGTGTGCACGCTCGCCTACATGAGTGACATGACGCTGCTCGGGTCGTCGAGGGTCCCGCACCCCGACGTGACGCCCCAGGCGGCGTCGCTGGACCACGCCATGTGGTTCATGCGCCCGTTCCGGGCGGATGAGTGGCTGCTCTACGACCAGACATCGCCGTCGGCGTCGGCCGGCCGGACGCTGACGCAGGGGCGCATCTTCGATCTCGAGGGGCGACTGGTGGCGGCGGTCACCCAGGAAGGCCTGAGCAGAACCGGACGCGCTACCGGGTACGAACATCTCGAGTCGGCGAAGTGA
- the pdxT gene encoding pyridoxal 5'-phosphate synthase glutaminase subunit PdxT — protein sequence MSAQTRPRIGVLALQGDVREHLAALEVTGAEAVAVRRETELAEVDGIVIPGGESTTMSHLLTVFDLFDPLRERLTAGLPAYGSCAGMIMLATTILDTRPDARHLDALDITVRRNAFGRQVESFETDLEFAGVTDAPGEAPMRAVFIRAPWVESIAPDVEVLARVPDGPAEGRIVAVRQGSVLATSFHPEVTGDRRVHRYFVDMVRTVGASSDG from the coding sequence GTGAGTGCGCAGACGCGGCCACGGATCGGTGTTCTCGCGCTTCAGGGTGATGTCCGTGAACACCTCGCTGCCCTCGAGGTGACGGGCGCCGAGGCCGTGGCGGTCCGTCGGGAGACCGAGTTGGCGGAGGTCGACGGGATCGTGATCCCGGGCGGTGAGTCCACGACGATGAGTCACCTGCTGACAGTGTTCGACCTGTTCGATCCGCTGCGTGAGCGGTTGACCGCCGGACTGCCCGCCTACGGGTCGTGCGCTGGGATGATCATGCTGGCGACCACGATTCTCGACACACGCCCGGACGCGCGGCATCTCGATGCCCTGGACATCACCGTGCGCCGCAACGCATTCGGTCGCCAGGTGGAGAGCTTCGAGACCGATCTGGAGTTCGCCGGGGTCACCGATGCGCCCGGGGAGGCGCCCATGCGTGCGGTGTTCATCCGGGCTCCGTGGGTGGAGTCGATCGCGCCGGACGTGGAGGTGCTCGCGCGGGTGCCGGACGGGCCGGCCGAGGGCCGGATCGTCGCCGTCCGCCAGGGCTCGGTACTGGCCACCTCCTTCCACCCCGAGGTGACCGGGGATCGCCGGGTGCATCGCTACTTCGTCGACATGGTGCGCACGGTGGGGGCGTCGTCGGACGGGTAG
- a CDS encoding YebC/PmpR family DNA-binding transcriptional regulator codes for MSGHSKWATTKHKKAVIDAKRGKMFAKLIKNIEVAARTGGGDPAGNPTLYDAIQKAKKSSVPNDNIERARKRGGGEEAGGADWQNITYEGYGPNGVAILIECLTDNRNRAAGEVRTAMTRNGGNMADPGSVSYLFTRKGVVTLEKGGQSEDDILMAVLDAGAEEVNDLGESFEVVSEPTDLVAVRSALQEAGIDYDSAEADFRASVEVPVDAEGARKVFKLIDALEDSDDVQNVYSNVDISDDVLAELDA; via the coding sequence ATGAGCGGCCATTCCAAATGGGCCACCACGAAGCACAAGAAGGCGGTCATCGACGCCAAGCGCGGCAAGATGTTCGCCAAGTTGATCAAGAACATCGAGGTGGCGGCGCGGACCGGCGGCGGTGATCCGGCAGGCAACCCCACGCTCTATGACGCGATCCAGAAGGCGAAGAAGTCGTCGGTGCCCAACGACAACATCGAGCGTGCGCGTAAGCGCGGCGGCGGTGAAGAGGCGGGCGGCGCGGACTGGCAGAACATCACCTATGAGGGCTATGGCCCCAACGGTGTCGCCATCCTGATCGAGTGCCTCACCGACAACCGCAATCGCGCGGCCGGTGAGGTGCGCACCGCGATGACCCGCAACGGCGGGAACATGGCCGATCCCGGGTCGGTGTCCTATCTGTTCACCCGCAAGGGTGTGGTGACGTTGGAGAAGGGCGGCCAGTCCGAGGACGACATCCTGATGGCCGTGCTCGATGCGGGTGCCGAGGAGGTCAACGATCTCGGGGAGAGCTTCGAGGTGGTGAGTGAGCCGACCGATCTCGTGGCCGTCCGGAGTGCCCTGCAGGAGGCCGGCATCGACTACGACTCCGCCGAGGCCGATTTTCGCGCATCCGTCGAGGTTCCGGTGGATGCCGAGGGGGCCCGCAAGGTGTTCAAACTGATCGATGCCCTCGAGGACTCCGACGACGTGCAGAACGTCTACAGCAACGTCGACATCAGCGACGACGTGCTCGCCGAACTCGACGCCTGA
- a CDS encoding nucleoside/nucleotide kinase family protein, protein MPSYRAISPDGLVELCADLAAGGPGRRVVAIDGADAAAPVALAAAVVERLVTAGRSAAAVAMADFVRPASLRLEYGHTDTESYQTIWFDHDAIRREVADALHTRGEWLPRLWDAARDRSFRDRPRKAAPDQVLVVAGPMLLGSALRFDATIALVMSEAALRRRTPPDDTWTIEAILDHARQAPAADIEVRYDHPDRPAVRTGDPAK, encoded by the coding sequence ATGCCCAGTTATCGCGCGATATCCCCGGACGGTCTCGTCGAGCTCTGTGCCGACCTCGCGGCCGGAGGGCCGGGGCGACGCGTCGTCGCCATCGACGGCGCCGACGCCGCGGCACCGGTGGCACTCGCGGCGGCCGTGGTCGAGCGGCTCGTCACGGCCGGCCGGTCGGCCGCGGCGGTCGCGATGGCCGACTTCGTCCGCCCCGCTTCGCTGCGGCTGGAGTACGGACACACCGACACCGAGAGCTACCAGACGATCTGGTTCGACCACGACGCCATCCGGCGCGAGGTGGCCGACGCGCTGCACACCCGGGGCGAATGGCTGCCCCGACTGTGGGATGCGGCCCGCGACAGGTCGTTTCGCGACCGCCCGCGGAAGGCAGCACCCGATCAGGTGCTTGTCGTGGCCGGACCGATGCTGCTCGGGAGCGCACTGCGCTTCGATGCGACGATCGCGCTGGTGATGAGCGAGGCGGCCCTGCGACGCCGGACTCCGCCCGACGACACATGGACGATCGAGGCGATACTCGACCATGCGCGGCAGGCACCGGCCGCGGACATCGAGGTCCGCTACGACCACCCCGACCGGCCCGCCGTCCGGACGGGTGATCCCGCGAAGTGA
- the ruvC gene encoding crossover junction endodeoxyribonuclease RuvC: MRVMGVDPGLTRCGIALVESGRGRAVTALDVDVVRTPSDMDLADRLLAIYTAACHWLDVHRPDVVAIERVFAQNQVSTAMGTAQAGGVIALAAGQRAVPVRFHTPSEVKAAVTGSGRADKAQVTTMVTRILGMQTKPRPADAADALALAICHCWRGPTTDKMIEAQRKAEELARHHRARVARAAVATKESARTPKGGAA, encoded by the coding sequence GTGCGTGTGATGGGGGTCGATCCCGGCCTGACGCGGTGTGGGATCGCGCTGGTGGAGTCGGGTCGCGGCCGGGCGGTGACGGCGCTCGACGTCGACGTGGTCCGTACGCCCAGCGACATGGATCTTGCCGATCGTCTGCTCGCGATCTACACCGCCGCATGCCACTGGCTCGACGTCCATCGTCCCGATGTGGTCGCCATCGAGCGCGTGTTCGCGCAGAACCAGGTCTCGACCGCGATGGGCACCGCACAGGCGGGCGGCGTCATCGCACTCGCCGCCGGACAGCGGGCCGTCCCGGTCCGCTTCCACACGCCGTCGGAGGTCAAGGCGGCCGTCACCGGCAGCGGACGCGCCGACAAGGCGCAGGTCACGACGATGGTCACCCGGATTCTGGGGATGCAGACCAAACCACGACCGGCCGACGCCGCAGACGCACTGGCACTGGCGATCTGTCACTGCTGGCGTGGCCCGACGACCGACAAGATGATCGAGGCGCAGCGCAAGGCGGAGGAACTGGCCCGCCACCATCGGGCGCGGGTGGCCCGCGCCGCCGTCGCGACGAAGGAATCCGCACGGACGCCGAAGGGGGGAGCGGCGTGA
- the ruvA gene encoding Holliday junction branch migration protein RuvA produces MIASVRGPVVDVALDHVVIDCAGVGYRVLVTPATVASVRRGEEATLLTSMIVREDSMTLYGFTEPDARSLFALLQTVTGVGPRLAMATLAVLEPDALRRALADSDVKALTTVPGVGKRVAERLVVELRDKVEVPVAHTAGGAAVAIGGTVREQVAEALVGLGFTAGPADKAVAAVLADAPEADASTVLRQSLALLGKTA; encoded by the coding sequence GTGATCGCATCCGTTCGTGGGCCTGTCGTCGACGTCGCGCTGGACCACGTGGTGATCGACTGTGCCGGCGTCGGGTATCGCGTCCTGGTGACCCCCGCGACCGTGGCGTCGGTGCGCCGGGGCGAGGAGGCGACGCTGCTCACCTCGATGATCGTGCGTGAGGATTCCATGACGCTCTACGGCTTCACCGAGCCCGACGCCCGCTCGCTGTTCGCGTTGCTGCAGACGGTGACGGGGGTGGGGCCGCGCCTGGCGATGGCGACCCTGGCGGTCCTGGAACCCGACGCGCTGCGGCGTGCCCTGGCCGATTCGGACGTGAAGGCGCTCACCACGGTGCCCGGAGTGGGCAAGCGGGTCGCCGAACGGCTCGTCGTGGAGTTGCGCGACAAGGTCGAGGTGCCGGTCGCGCACACGGCCGGTGGTGCGGCCGTGGCGATCGGCGGAACGGTGCGCGAGCAGGTGGCCGAGGCGCTGGTGGGGCTGGGCTTCACGGCCGGACCCGCGGACAAGGCCGTCGCCGCGGTCCTGGCCGACGCGCCCGAGGCCGACGCCTCGACCGTCCTGCGGCAGTCGCTGGCCCTGCTGGGGAAGACGGCATGA
- the ruvB gene encoding Holliday junction branch migration DNA helicase RuvB, which yields MTRDEMPDPDERPVSPTEQPTDGDFDAGLRPRSLADFIGQPRVCEQLELVLQGAKGRGGTPDHILMSGPPGLGKTSLAMIIAAEMGAAIRVTSGPALERAGDLAAMLSNLVDGDVLFIDEIHRIARPAEEMLYLAMEDFRVDVVVGKGPGATSIPLDVAPFTLVGATTRSGSLTGPLRDRFGFTAHMEFYETDELVRVLRRSAGILGIRLLPDASTEIARRSRGTPRIANRLLRRVRDYAEVRSDGVVTVEVARAALAVYDVDDLGFDRLDRAVLNALVRGFGGGPVGVSTLAVAVGEEPTTVEEVCEPFLVRAGMMARTPRGRVATAAAWHHLGLTPPAGAMNASFGVRSRDAITESLFDDL from the coding sequence ATGACCCGCGACGAGATGCCCGATCCCGACGAACGTCCGGTGAGTCCGACCGAACAGCCCACGGACGGCGACTTCGACGCGGGCCTGCGGCCACGCTCGCTGGCCGACTTCATCGGCCAGCCCCGGGTGTGCGAGCAGCTCGAACTCGTCCTGCAGGGGGCGAAGGGGCGCGGTGGCACTCCCGACCACATCCTGATGTCGGGTCCGCCCGGACTGGGCAAGACGTCTCTGGCGATGATCATCGCCGCCGAGATGGGAGCCGCGATCCGCGTCACCTCGGGGCCGGCGCTGGAACGAGCGGGTGACCTCGCCGCGATGCTGTCCAACCTGGTCGACGGCGACGTGCTGTTCATCGACGAGATCCACCGCATCGCCCGGCCCGCCGAGGAGATGCTCTACCTCGCCATGGAGGACTTCCGTGTCGATGTCGTCGTGGGGAAGGGCCCGGGCGCGACGTCCATCCCACTCGACGTCGCGCCGTTCACCCTGGTCGGTGCCACCACGCGATCCGGTTCGCTGACCGGCCCGTTGCGTGACCGCTTCGGCTTCACCGCGCACATGGAGTTCTACGAGACCGACGAGCTGGTCCGGGTCCTGCGTCGATCCGCGGGCATCCTCGGCATCCGACTGCTGCCGGATGCGTCCACCGAGATCGCGCGTCGCTCGCGGGGGACGCCGCGGATCGCCAACCGGCTTTTGCGCCGCGTGCGCGACTACGCGGAGGTCCGCAGCGACGGCGTGGTCACCGTCGAGGTCGCGCGTGCCGCGCTCGCGGTGTACGACGTCGACGACCTGGGTTTCGACCGACTCGATCGCGCGGTGCTCAACGCGCTGGTCCGCGGGTTCGGTGGCGGTCCGGTAGGGGTGTCCACCCTGGCTGTCGCCGTGGGGGAGGAGCCGACCACCGTCGAGGAGGTCTGTGAGCCCTTCCTGGTGCGGGCCGGGATGATGGCGCGCACGCCGCGCGGCCGCGTCGCGACGGCCGCGGCCTGGCACCATCTCGGACTGACGCCGCCCGCCGGCGCGATGAACGCCAGTTTCGGGGTGCGATCCCGGGACGCGATCACGGAGAGCCTGTTCGACGATCTATAG
- the yajC gene encoding preprotein translocase subunit YajC, whose translation MESLFFPLLLALLAGFMFLSIRKQKKRVTEMQNMQNSVATGARVQLTSGMFATVVDDSAADFLDLEIATGVVTRFNRLAVVRVVPTEDAAETYPGALTARPEQIDADEIDTTPSSDDVSPRADDTFSSDRPRENPTDDK comes from the coding sequence ATGGAGTCCCTCTTCTTCCCCCTTCTGCTGGCCCTGCTGGCCGGGTTCATGTTCCTGAGCATCCGCAAGCAGAAGAAGCGCGTGACCGAGATGCAGAACATGCAGAACTCCGTGGCCACCGGTGCCCGGGTGCAGCTGACGTCCGGCATGTTCGCCACCGTCGTCGACGACTCGGCCGCGGATTTTCTCGACCTGGAGATCGCGACCGGTGTGGTGACCCGCTTCAACCGACTCGCCGTCGTGCGCGTCGTCCCGACCGAGGACGCCGCCGAGACCTACCCGGGCGCGCTCACCGCGCGGCCCGAGCAGATCGATGCCGACGAGATCGACACGACGCCGTCGTCGGACGACGTCAGCCCGCGGGCCGACGACACCTTCTCTTCCGATCGTCCGCGCGAGAACCCCACAGACGACAAGTGA
- the secD gene encoding protein translocase subunit SecD → MTTPRRASAKRSGPPREIPPWRPLTAFLVLLAVVYGLVFFTGGGSPTPKLGIDLQGGTRVTLTARTPDGQPPSRDQLNQAKQIIEQRVNGLGVSGSEVVVNGNNLVITVPGDDGKQARSLGQTARLFVRPVENVTAATPQPKPADEQDSDENGETSAAAIDEQRKLRQAPQGANLDALTAQMAKMDCSPGANDPLLGNDLPDQYLVACSQDGTEVYLLGPEIIDGRDIKNATAGTTQQAGAWIVQVEFKGDAQNFWPTYTGQNIGKQTAFTLDTKVVSAPQIRGAITTPQTEISGNFTQQESKDLANVLKYGSLPLSFEASDAETVSATLGLSSLKAGLIAGAVGLIAVLLYALLYYRMLGILTVLSLVLAGLMVYGIIVLLGRWIGFTLDLAGIAGLIIGIGMTADSFVVYFERIKDEMREGRSFRSAVPRGWASARRTIWSGNAVSFIAAAVIYILAIGEVRGFAFTLGLTTILDIVVVFLVTHPLVVLASRSEFLSRPSVNGLGAVSEVARRRRQATRPDRATASEGSAK, encoded by the coding sequence GTGACCACACCTCGCCGGGCGTCGGCGAAGCGGTCGGGACCTCCACGTGAGATTCCGCCGTGGAGACCCCTGACCGCTTTTCTCGTGTTGTTGGCCGTCGTGTACGGATTGGTCTTCTTCACCGGTGGCGGATCGCCGACACCCAAGCTGGGCATCGATCTGCAGGGCGGCACCCGGGTGACGCTCACCGCTCGCACCCCGGACGGCCAGCCGCCGTCGCGCGACCAGCTGAACCAGGCGAAGCAGATCATCGAGCAGCGTGTGAACGGGCTCGGTGTGTCCGGTTCCGAGGTGGTGGTCAACGGGAACAACCTCGTGATCACCGTGCCCGGCGACGATGGCAAGCAGGCCCGTTCGCTGGGTCAGACCGCTCGGCTGTTCGTCCGCCCGGTCGAGAATGTCACCGCGGCGACGCCGCAGCCGAAGCCGGCGGACGAGCAGGACTCCGACGAGAACGGCGAGACATCGGCCGCGGCGATCGACGAGCAGCGCAAGCTCAGACAGGCGCCGCAGGGTGCGAACCTGGATGCGTTGACCGCGCAGATGGCGAAGATGGACTGCTCGCCGGGAGCGAACGATCCGTTGCTCGGCAACGACCTGCCCGATCAGTACCTGGTGGCGTGCTCGCAGGACGGCACCGAGGTCTATCTGCTCGGACCGGAGATCATCGACGGTCGCGACATCAAGAACGCCACCGCCGGCACTACGCAGCAGGCGGGTGCCTGGATCGTGCAGGTCGAGTTCAAGGGTGATGCGCAGAACTTCTGGCCCACCTACACAGGTCAGAACATCGGCAAGCAGACCGCGTTCACCCTCGACACCAAGGTCGTCTCGGCGCCGCAGATCCGCGGCGCGATCACGACACCCCAGACCGAGATCAGCGGCAACTTCACGCAGCAGGAGTCCAAGGACCTCGCCAACGTGTTGAAGTACGGCTCACTGCCGCTGTCCTTCGAGGCCTCCGACGCCGAAACCGTCTCCGCCACACTGGGTCTGTCGTCGCTCAAGGCCGGCCTGATCGCCGGTGCGGTCGGTCTGATCGCCGTGCTGCTCTATGCGCTGCTCTACTACCGGATGCTCGGCATCCTGACGGTGTTGTCGCTCGTGCTGGCCGGGCTGATGGTCTACGGGATCATCGTGCTGCTCGGACGATGGATCGGGTTCACCCTCGACCTCGCCGGCATCGCCGGCCTGATCATCGGTATCGGCATGACCGCCGACTCGTTCGTCGTCTACTTCGAGCGAATAAAGGACGAGATGCGGGAGGGCCGAAGTTTCCGATCCGCGGTGCCGCGCGGCTGGGCCAGCGCGCGGCGAACGATCTGGTCGGGCAACGCGGTCAGCTTCATCGCCGCCGCCGTCATCTACATCCTCGCCATCGGTGAGGTGCGCGGCTTCGCGTTCACCCTGGGCCTCACCACCATCCTCGACATCGTGGTCGTGTTCCTGGTGACCCATCCGCTCGTGGTCCTCGCGAGCCGGTCGGAGTTCCTGTCCCGGCCGAGCGTCAACGGCCTCGGCGCGGTCAGTGAGGTTGCCCGCCGGCGACGGCAGGCCACCCGGCCGGACCGGGCCACGGCGTCGGAAGGATCGGCGAAATGA